The genomic segment ACCGGAGCGCGAGCATGAGGTGCGCCGGCGCGTGGCGCGCCGTGGTCGTCGTcaggcgcagcgccgccgcgtccagCCCGGCGAGCATCCGCACCTCCAGCCCCAGCTTCCCCTGGAGGAGACCGAacgagtggtggtggtgggtggccgccgccgccgccgcggtggtGACAGCGGCGGAGGCTGCCTGCTTGGCCTCGGCCTCGAGCTGCTCGACGCGGTCgcgcagctcgccgatgtaggcggcggcggccgcgaggAGGGACGCCCTGTCCATCCTGGACACCGTGGGCACGGCTGCCCTGAGCTCGCAGAAGCGGCGGTTGAGCTTGTCCCGCCGCTGCCGCTCGGCCTCCACGTGGCTGATAGTGGGGCCGTTGGTCCGGGGCCCAGGCTTCCGGCCACGCCGCTTCGGCgcaggcgccggcgccggcggttcGCCGGATCCGGACAGGTCGCCGTTGCCCGCCGAGCGGCAG from the Sorghum bicolor cultivar BTx623 unplaced genomic scaffold, Sorghum_bicolor_NCBIv3 super_2273, whole genome shotgun sequence genome contains:
- the LOC8155625 gene encoding transcription factor MYC2, whose translation is MDELVYPASSCSSPSPTSFSAAGHFEELEFVSWDVPEEWMEGNDWFDEPLADGDEGCRSAGNGDLSGSGEPPAPAPAPKRRGRKPGPRTNGPTISHVEAERQRRDKLNRRFCELRAAVPTVSRMDRASLLAAAAAYIGELRDRVEQLEAEAKQAASAAVTTAAAAAATHHHHSFGLLQGKLGLEVRMLAGLDAAALRLTTTTARHAPAHLMLALRSLDLQVQHACVCRVNGVAVQDAVVDVPAGLRDERGLRAALLHKLQQSG